A portion of the Clostridium gelidum genome contains these proteins:
- the ptb gene encoding phosphate butyryltransferase: MSKNFEDLVSILKGVPTKKVAVAVAQDEPVLEAIKEATENNIAEAILVGDKQLIQEIAKKIDLDLSGYEIMDIKDPKKATLEAVKLVSSGHADMLMKGLVDTATFLRCVLNKEVGLRTGKLMSHVSVFEIENLDRLLFLTDAAFNTYPELKDKVGMINNAVVVAHACGIDVPKVASVCPVEVVNTSMPSTVDAALLAKMSDRGQFKGCIVDGPFALDNAISEEAAHHKGVTGPVAGKADVLLLPNIETANVMYKTLTYFSKSKNGGLLVGTSAPVILTSRADSFETKVNSIALAALVAAKK, encoded by the coding sequence ATGAGTAAAAACTTCGAAGATTTAGTATCAATATTAAAGGGAGTTCCAACAAAGAAAGTAGCAGTAGCAGTAGCGCAAGATGAACCAGTATTAGAAGCAATAAAGGAAGCTACAGAAAATAATATTGCTGAAGCAATATTAGTTGGAGATAAACAACTAATACAAGAAATTGCAAAAAAAATAGACTTAGACTTATCAGGTTATGAAATAATGGATATTAAAGATCCAAAGAAGGCTACTTTAGAAGCAGTAAAATTAGTTTCAAGTGGTCATGCTGATATGCTAATGAAAGGATTAGTAGATACTGCTACATTCTTAAGATGCGTATTAAACAAGGAAGTTGGACTTAGAACAGGAAAATTAATGTCACATGTTTCTGTTTTTGAAATAGAAAACTTAGACAGACTATTATTTTTAACTGATGCAGCATTTAATACATATCCAGAACTTAAAGATAAAGTTGGAATGATAAATAATGCAGTTGTAGTTGCACACGCATGTGGAATAGATGTTCCTAAGGTAGCATCTGTATGTCCAGTTGAAGTTGTAAATACAAGTATGCCATCAACAGTTGATGCAGCATTATTAGCTAAAATGAGTGATAGAGGACAATTTAAGGGATGTATAGTTGATGGACCTTTTGCTTTAGATAATGCAATATCAGAAGAAGCAGCTCATCATAAAGGAGTTACAGGACCAGTAGCAGGTAAAGCAGATGTATTGTTATTACCAAATATAGAAACAGCAAATGTAATGTATAAAACATTAACATATTTCTCAAAATCAAAAAATGGTGGACTTTTAGTGGGTACATCAGCGCCAGTGATCTTAACTTCAAGAGCAGATTCTTTTGAAACAAAAGTTAATTCAATTGCTCTTGCAGCATTAGTTGCAGCAAAAAAATAA
- the folK gene encoding 2-amino-4-hydroxy-6-hydroxymethyldihydropteridine diphosphokinase, protein MDKMYIKELELFGFHGVFEEEKRLGQKFILSLELDLDLKAAGKTGDLTKSVHYGELCEKVDKEFVRESYELIETVALNLAEFIINEYKMINGVKVFLKKPWAPVKKHLDTVEIMVERRRHKAYIGLGSNIGDKEKYLKEAINKISIEKDIEIGKQSSFITTKPWGYLEQEDFLNAVVEIETILEPEELMDLLLKIEAELDRERTIKWGSRTIDLDIIMYDDLISSNEKVILPHPRMHEREFVLKSLNEIAPYLMHPVIHKRVFTLLDEINSNN, encoded by the coding sequence TTGGATAAGATGTATATAAAAGAGTTGGAGTTATTTGGTTTCCATGGGGTTTTTGAAGAAGAAAAAAGGCTAGGACAAAAATTCATATTGTCTTTAGAATTAGATTTGGATTTAAAGGCAGCTGGAAAAACTGGAGATTTAACAAAGTCAGTACATTATGGTGAACTGTGTGAAAAGGTAGATAAAGAATTTGTAAGAGAAAGCTATGAACTTATAGAAACTGTAGCTTTAAATTTAGCAGAATTTATTATTAATGAATATAAGATGATAAATGGGGTTAAAGTATTCTTGAAAAAACCTTGGGCACCAGTGAAAAAGCATTTAGATACTGTAGAAATAATGGTTGAGAGAAGACGACATAAAGCATATATAGGTCTAGGCTCTAATATTGGAGACAAGGAAAAGTATTTAAAAGAGGCAATAAATAAAATATCAATAGAAAAAGATATCGAAATAGGGAAACAGTCTTCATTTATTACAACAAAGCCATGGGGGTATTTAGAGCAAGAAGACTTCTTAAATGCAGTGGTAGAAATAGAAACAATATTAGAACCAGAGGAACTAATGGATTTGTTGCTTAAAATTGAGGCAGAATTAGATAGGGAAAGAACAATAAAATGGGGTTCTAGAACTATTGATTTAGATATAATCATGTATGATGATTTAATTTCTTCTAATGAAAAAGTCATTCTCCCACATCCAAGAATGCATGAAAGAGAATTTGTATTAAAATCATTAAATGAAATAGCACCGTATCTTATGCATCCTGTAATACATAAGAGAGTATTTACTTTGTTAGATGAAATTAACTCAAATAATTAA
- a CDS encoding YesL family protein, with product MKDKNDILNNKVYAITNYITNFFITNLWFLVMISPIIIYIYIFEGNISMSILLLLSILVGPALTALFSIMGKLVREGDIAPTKDFFHFYKMNFLQSLLVGIILNILISITYFDMNYFSSKGNKYFSYIFLALLALIIMLSIYIYPIISRYNIKIVHLFKISIKLLIKKIYISLSCISIIIIVLGLVRITRLSLVGVLFGVSIIGYLIMRMEKNIIDELEEEIKEKYKNI from the coding sequence ATGAAAGATAAGAATGATATACTTAACAATAAGGTATATGCTATTACAAACTATATAACGAACTTCTTTATAACTAATTTATGGTTTTTGGTAATGATATCACCAATTATTATTTATATTTATATATTTGAAGGTAATATTTCAATGTCAATATTGCTATTACTTTCAATACTAGTAGGACCAGCTTTAACTGCACTTTTCTCAATAATGGGCAAGCTTGTTAGAGAAGGTGACATAGCACCAACAAAAGATTTTTTTCATTTTTATAAAATGAATTTCTTGCAGAGTTTGTTAGTAGGAATAATATTAAATATTTTGATTAGTATAACATATTTTGATATGAATTATTTTAGTTCCAAGGGGAATAAATATTTTTCATATATATTTTTGGCTTTATTAGCTTTGATAATTATGTTAAGTATTTATATTTATCCAATTATATCTAGATATAACATAAAGATAGTACATTTATTTAAGATTTCAATAAAATTACTAATTAAAAAAATATACATAAGCTTAAGTTGTATATCAATAATTATTATAGTATTAGGACTTGTGCGAATTACAAGATTATCATTAGTAGGAGTTTTGTTTGGCGTAAGTATAATAGGTTACTTAATAATGAGAATGGAAAAAAATATTATTGACGAATTAGAAGAAGAAATAAAAGAAAAGTATAAAAATATCTAA
- a CDS encoding YerC/YecD family TrpR-related protein, translating into MSSLESKIKSKELDLFFKAILELNDIDECYKFFEDVATINEVKSLAQRLHVANLLKHKKTYSEIAEITGASTATISRINRCLNYGSDGYSLILERLENKK; encoded by the coding sequence GTGAGTTCTTTAGAATCAAAAATTAAAAGCAAAGAATTAGATTTGTTCTTTAAAGCAATTTTAGAGCTTAATGATATAGATGAATGCTATAAATTTTTTGAAGATGTAGCAACTATAAATGAAGTTAAATCATTAGCTCAAAGATTACATGTGGCAAATCTACTTAAACATAAAAAGACTTACTCAGAAATAGCTGAAATAACAGGTGCGAGTACAGCAACTATAAGCAGAATTAATAGATGTTTGAATTATGGAAGTGATGGATACAGTTTGATATTAGAAAGGTTAGAAAATAAAAAATAG
- the buk gene encoding butyrate kinase, protein MSYKLLIINPGSTSTKIGVYENEKELFEETLRHTNEEIKRYDTIYDQFGFRKELILNILKEKNFDIKTLSAVVGRGGMLKPVEGGTYAVNDAMVEDLKIGVQGPHASNLGGIIAKSIGDELNVPSFIVDPVVTDELADVARLSGVPELPRKSKFHALNQKAVAKRYGKESGKGYENLNLVVVHMGGGVSVGAHNHGKVVDVNNALDGDGPFSPERAGSVPIGDLIKMCFSGKYSESEVYVKTVGKGGFVGYLDTNDVKGVIDKMEAGDKECEAVYKAFVYQIAKSIGEMSVVLEGKIDQIIFTGGIAYSPTLVPDLKEKVQWIAPVTVYPGEDELLALAQGAIRVLDGEEEAKVY, encoded by the coding sequence ATGTCATACAAGTTATTAATTATTAATCCAGGTTCAACATCAACAAAGATTGGTGTTTATGAAAATGAAAAAGAATTATTTGAAGAAACATTAAGACATACAAATGAAGAGATAAAAAGATATGATACAATATATGATCAATTTGGATTTAGAAAAGAACTTATATTAAACATTCTTAAAGAGAAGAATTTTGATATAAAGACTTTAAGTGCTGTTGTTGGTAGAGGTGGAATGCTTAAGCCAGTAGAAGGTGGAACATATGCAGTTAATGATGCAATGGTAGAAGATTTGAAAATTGGAGTTCAAGGACCTCATGCTTCAAATCTTGGTGGAATAATTGCAAAATCAATTGGAGACGAATTAAATGTACCTTCGTTTATAGTAGATCCAGTTGTTACAGATGAATTAGCTGATGTTGCTAGATTATCAGGAGTACCAGAACTTCCAAGAAAGAGTAAATTCCATGCTTTAAACCAAAAAGCAGTAGCTAAGAGATATGGAAAAGAAAGTGGAAAAGGATATGAAAATTTAAATCTTGTAGTGGTACATATGGGTGGAGGAGTTTCTGTTGGAGCTCATAATCATGGAAAAGTTGTTGATGTAAACAATGCATTAGATGGAGATGGTCCATTTTCACCAGAAAGAGCTGGATCAGTTCCAATTGGTGATTTAATTAAAATGTGTTTCAGTGGAAAATATAGTGAATCAGAAGTATATGTTAAGACAGTTGGAAAAGGTGGATTTGTTGGATACCTAGATACAAATGATGTAAAAGGTGTTATAGACAAGATGGAAGCAGGAGATAAAGAATGTGAAGCAGTATATAAAGCATTTGTTTATCAAATTGCAAAATCAATTGGAGAAATGTCAGTAGTATTAGAAGGAAAGATTGATCAAATTATATTTACTGGAGGAATTGCATATTCTCCAACACTTGTTCCAGATCTTAAAGAAAAAGTTCAATGGATAGCTCCAGTTACAGTTTATCCAGGAGAAGATGAATTATTAGCTTTAGCTCAAGGTGCTATAAGGGTACTTGATGGTGAAGAAGAAGCTAAAGTATATTAA
- a CDS encoding ABC transporter permease: MQVPAIDTGKAIKSNKKKEKKISWKLMKKQRFLIFMSLPFAIWIIVFKYIPLVGWTMAFQDYKPGKTFLNQTWVGLKHFKVLFTEPQFYQSLQNTLAMGLLSLVFGTMCAIGFALLLNELKNIRFKKSVQTISYLPHFISWVVAASIITSMLAPSGIVNELLIKFHLISNPISFMSNPSLFWGIVTTGDIWKEMGWNAIIYLAAITAIDPELYDAAKVDGAGRITQIISITLPSIKPTIIVLLIMSIGNLLNIGFEKQMLLGNPIVADKSLVIDKYALDYGIGMFRYSFGTAIGIFRSVVSIILLFAANKLAKKAGEGSLM; the protein is encoded by the coding sequence ATGCAAGTTCCAGCAATTGATACAGGAAAGGCAATTAAAAGTAATAAGAAAAAAGAAAAGAAGATTTCGTGGAAATTAATGAAGAAACAAAGGTTCTTAATATTTATGTCATTGCCTTTTGCTATTTGGATAATTGTATTCAAATATATACCATTAGTCGGATGGACAATGGCATTTCAGGATTATAAACCAGGAAAGACATTTTTAAATCAAACATGGGTAGGGTTAAAACATTTTAAGGTATTATTTACAGAGCCACAATTTTATCAATCATTACAAAATACTCTTGCTATGGGATTGTTAAGTTTAGTGTTTGGAACAATGTGTGCAATTGGCTTTGCTTTATTATTAAATGAATTAAAAAATATAAGATTCAAAAAGAGCGTACAAACTATATCATATTTACCACATTTTATATCATGGGTAGTAGCAGCAAGTATAATAACAAGTATGCTTGCACCAAGTGGAATTGTTAATGAATTACTTATTAAGTTTCATTTAATAAGTAATCCAATAAGCTTTATGTCAAATCCAAGCCTCTTTTGGGGAATAGTTACGACAGGAGATATTTGGAAAGAAATGGGATGGAATGCTATAATATATTTAGCAGCAATAACAGCTATAGATCCAGAATTATATGATGCTGCAAAAGTTGATGGCGCAGGAAGAATAACACAAATAATCAGTATAACATTACCTTCAATAAAACCAACAATAATAGTTCTATTAATAATGAGTATAGGAAATTTATTAAATATAGGTTTTGAAAAGCAAATGTTGCTTGGAAATCCAATAGTTGCTGATAAGTCTTTAGTAATAGATAAATATGCATTAGATTATGGTATAGGAATGTTTAGATATTCATTTGGTACTGCTATAGGTATATTTAGATCTGTTGTTAGTATTATTTTACTGTTTGCTGCAAATAAATTAGCTAAAAAAGCAGGTGAAGGCAGTTTAATGTAA
- a CDS encoding NAD(P)/FAD-dependent oxidoreductase, which produces MAIRINNINLSIEEDLNILENKICKKLNISKEHINKLNIIKKSIDARKKNDIKFNYCVDIICDEEEKILSKIHDKDVKVEEIKEVELIKNGTQELKFRPVVVGFGPAGIFAALILARQGYKPIVYERGENVDDRTQTVEKFWNDGQLNLESNVQFGEGGAGTFSDGKLATRIKDHRCTFVLDEFIKAGAPKEIKYESKAHVGTDLLKGVVKNIREEIKSLGGEVNFKSKLEKIVYEEGKLKSIIVNKEEIQCMALVLAIGHSSRDTYEMLHKEKVSMEAKAFAIGVRIEHPQELINISQYGDNHKHPKLHAADYRLTYQSDRLKRGVYSFCMCPGGVVVAAASEKGRLVSNGMSYHARDLENANSALVVTVSPEDFEGDSPLRGMEFQRYYENLAFKLGGGNYKAPVQLVGDFMKDRPSTKLGKVTPSYTAGYEFKELKNCLPKYVIEALKEGIENFDKKIKGYAREDAVLTGIESRTSAPVRIHRDKTLESINVCGLYPTGEGAGFAGGIISAAVDGIKVAEHIIEKFHL; this is translated from the coding sequence TTGGCTATAAGAATAAATAATATAAATTTAAGTATAGAAGAGGATTTAAATATTTTAGAAAATAAAATATGCAAGAAATTAAATATATCTAAAGAACATATTAATAAGTTAAATATAATAAAGAAAAGTATAGATGCAAGAAAAAAGAATGATATAAAATTCAATTATTGTGTTGATATAATTTGTGATGAAGAAGAAAAAATACTTTCTAAAATACATGATAAAGACGTGAAAGTTGAAGAAATTAAGGAAGTTGAATTAATAAAAAATGGAACACAAGAACTTAAATTTAGGCCTGTAGTAGTGGGGTTTGGTCCTGCTGGAATTTTTGCTGCGTTAATTTTAGCAAGGCAAGGGTATAAACCTATTGTGTATGAACGCGGAGAAAATGTGGATGATAGAACACAAACTGTGGAAAAGTTTTGGAATGATGGACAATTAAATCTTGAATCAAATGTTCAATTTGGCGAAGGGGGAGCAGGTACCTTTTCTGATGGAAAGTTAGCTACAAGAATTAAAGACCACAGATGCACATTTGTATTAGATGAATTTATAAAAGCTGGAGCACCAAAAGAAATTAAATATGAAAGTAAGGCTCATGTGGGAACAGATCTTTTAAAGGGTGTAGTTAAGAATATAAGAGAAGAGATTAAAAGTCTTGGTGGAGAAGTCAATTTTAAGTCTAAATTAGAGAAGATAGTATATGAAGAGGGTAAATTAAAAAGTATAATTGTTAATAAAGAAGAAATTCAATGTATGGCATTAGTGCTTGCTATAGGCCATAGTTCAAGAGATACATATGAGATGTTACATAAAGAAAAAGTTTCTATGGAAGCTAAGGCATTTGCTATAGGAGTAAGAATTGAGCATCCTCAAGAATTAATAAATATTAGTCAATATGGAGATAATCATAAACATCCTAAATTACATGCTGCTGACTATAGATTAACTTATCAAAGTGATAGATTAAAAAGAGGTGTGTATTCATTTTGTATGTGCCCTGGTGGCGTAGTAGTTGCTGCTGCTTCAGAAAAGGGAAGACTTGTATCTAATGGAATGAGTTATCATGCACGGGATTTGGAAAATGCAAATTCAGCATTAGTAGTAACTGTTTCACCAGAAGATTTTGAAGGAGATTCACCACTTCGAGGAATGGAATTTCAAAGGTATTATGAAAATTTAGCATTCAAGCTAGGTGGAGGCAATTATAAAGCACCAGTACAATTAGTTGGAGATTTTATGAAAGATAGACCATCAACTAAATTAGGAAAGGTTACTCCAAGCTATACTGCAGGATATGAATTTAAAGAATTAAAGAATTGTTTACCTAAATATGTTATAGAAGCACTTAAAGAAGGAATTGAAAATTTTGATAAGAAAATAAAAGGATATGCAAGGGAAGATGCAGTTTTAACAGGTATAGAAAGCAGAACATCAGCACCAGTTAGAATTCATAGAGACAAAACTCTTGAAAGTATAAATGTATGTGGACTTTATCCAACAGGAGAAGGCGCTGGCTTTGCAGGAGGAATAATTTCAGCAGCAGTCGATGGAATAAAGGTTGCAGAACATATAATTGAAAAATTTCATTTGTAG
- a CDS encoding AIM24 family protein, with protein MRSSLKFTNKLNMLSEMECESKFQILEYENLDGATDVETAFGLNIIRQSGIKLKQIRIMLEDSSVKLEPGSLSYMKGNIEVKNKSGGLIGFGKKIISSKLTGETAFKPTYSGTGEIFLEPSFGHFALIELEDDEIIVSDNMFYACEEDIDVNAAMQKNISSTFLGNEGLYQTRIEGNGIVALKVPVPESEIFKCILINDTLKVDGNFAILRTGNIEFSVEKSSKSIIGTAINGEGLVNVYRGTGEVWLIPTKNVYKELKMSGASEINKLQFEQDR; from the coding sequence ATGAGAAGTTCACTAAAATTTACGAATAAATTAAATATGTTATCTGAAATGGAGTGTGAATCTAAGTTTCAAATATTAGAGTATGAGAATTTAGATGGAGCTACTGATGTTGAAACGGCTTTTGGGCTTAATATAATTAGGCAAAGTGGAATAAAGCTAAAACAAATCAGAATAATGTTAGAGGATAGTTCAGTGAAACTTGAACCGGGCTCTTTAAGTTATATGAAGGGTAATATCGAAGTAAAGAATAAGTCAGGTGGATTAATAGGTTTTGGAAAAAAAATCATATCAAGCAAATTGACTGGAGAAACAGCATTTAAACCTACGTATAGTGGGACTGGAGAAATATTTTTAGAACCCTCTTTTGGACACTTTGCATTGATTGAATTAGAAGATGATGAAATTATAGTAAGTGATAATATGTTTTATGCATGTGAAGAAGACATAGATGTTAATGCAGCAATGCAAAAGAATATTTCATCTACGTTTTTAGGGAATGAAGGTTTGTATCAAACTAGAATAGAAGGAAATGGAATTGTTGCACTTAAGGTTCCGGTTCCAGAAAGTGAAATATTCAAGTGCATATTAATTAATGATACATTGAAGGTAGATGGAAATTTTGCAATTTTAAGAACAGGAAATATTGAATTTTCCGTAGAAAAATCATCTAAATCCATTATAGGTACAGCAATTAATGGAGAAGGACTGGTTAATGTATATAGAGGTACAGGTGAAGTGTGGCTTATACCAACAAAAAATGTATATAAAGAGTTGAAAATGAGTGGAGCAAGTGAAATAAATAAGTTACAGTTTGAACAGGATAGATAA
- the folP gene encoding dihydropteroate synthase: MKIGNKEFKIGERTYIMGILNFTPDSFSDGGIFNDIDVAIEHVKKMIDDGVDIIDVGGESTRPGYTLISDEEEIGRVVPIIKAIKENFDIPISIDTYKAKVAEKALEAGADLINDIWGFKKERDMAKVAAKYNVPCCLMHNRDNEDYKNLIEDILDDLSESIKIAKEAGVKDENIILDPGIGFAKSHEQNLETMNKLERLKELGYPVLLGTSRKRMIGFTLDLPVEERVEGTVATTVVGIMKDACDFVRVHDVLENARAAKMTDAIVRR; encoded by the coding sequence ATGAAAATAGGAAATAAAGAATTTAAAATTGGAGAAAGAACATATATTATGGGGATTTTGAATTTCACTCCAGATTCTTTTTCTGATGGTGGAATATTTAATGATATAGATGTGGCTATAGAACATGTGAAAAAGATGATTGATGATGGCGTTGACATAATAGATGTAGGGGGAGAGTCTACAAGACCAGGTTATACATTAATAAGTGATGAAGAAGAAATAGGTAGAGTTGTTCCTATAATAAAAGCTATAAAAGAAAATTTTGATATTCCTATATCGATAGATACATATAAAGCAAAGGTTGCTGAAAAAGCATTAGAAGCTGGAGCTGATCTTATTAATGATATATGGGGATTTAAAAAAGAAAGAGATATGGCAAAGGTTGCAGCAAAATATAATGTACCTTGTTGTTTAATGCATAATAGAGATAATGAAGATTATAAGAATTTAATAGAAGATATATTAGATGATCTAAGTGAAAGCATAAAGATAGCCAAAGAAGCTGGAGTAAAAGATGAAAATATAATATTAGATCCAGGTATAGGCTTTGCTAAAAGTCATGAGCAAAATTTAGAAACTATGAATAAGTTAGAACGACTTAAGGAACTTGGTTATCCAGTACTATTAGGTACATCAAGAAAGCGTATGATAGGATTTACTTTGGATTTGCCAGTAGAAGAACGAGTAGAAGGAACTGTTGCTACAACAGTTGTTGGAATAATGAAAGATGCTTGTGATTTTGTAAGAGTTCATGATGTATTAGAAAATGCAAGAGCTGCAAAGATGACTGATGCAATTGTAAGAAGATAG
- the glmM gene encoding phosphoglucosamine mutase: MDRMFGTDGVRGIANTELTARTAYDLGRSGAYVLTEGAHKPKILVAKDTRISGDMLESALIAGILSVGAEAVVLGVVPTPAVAYLTRKYGADAGVMISASHNPVEYNGIKFFNDKGYKLSDELEDDIQNVIENDFQGVPSPIGTELGRETIEVSALDDYIEFAESTIPYSLKGLKVALDCANGASYKSSVKAFRELGADVFVINDNPDGTNINENCGSTHPEELMEYVVRKGCDLGFAFDGDADRCLAIDEKGNLINGDFILMLCAKYLKDIGKLKDNTLVVTVMSNLGLDIACKKEGINLVKTNVGDRYVLEEMVKEKYVLGGEQSGHVIFLDYNSTGDGLVTALQITGIVKKKETPLSELCSIMKDLPQVLANATIPNDKKDLYLTDDEIQGEIKKIEEALNGVGRVLIRPSGTEPLVRVMLEGEDQAEIDKMAHNLADLIEKKYN; this comes from the coding sequence ATGGATAGAATGTTTGGAACTGATGGAGTTAGAGGCATTGCAAATACAGAATTAACGGCAAGAACTGCATATGATCTTGGGAGATCAGGAGCATATGTATTAACAGAAGGAGCGCATAAGCCTAAGATATTAGTTGCAAAAGACACAAGAATATCAGGAGATATGTTGGAATCAGCATTAATAGCGGGAATATTATCAGTTGGAGCCGAGGCAGTAGTACTTGGAGTAGTACCAACACCAGCTGTTGCATATTTAACAAGAAAATATGGAGCTGATGCAGGTGTTATGATCTCTGCATCACATAATCCGGTGGAATATAATGGGATTAAGTTTTTTAATGATAAAGGATACAAGCTTTCAGACGAATTAGAAGATGACATTCAAAATGTTATTGAAAATGATTTTCAAGGAGTACCAAGTCCAATTGGTACAGAACTAGGAAGAGAAACAATTGAAGTATCAGCATTAGATGATTATATAGAATTTGCTGAAAGTACAATACCTTATAGTTTAAAGGGATTAAAAGTAGCATTAGATTGTGCAAATGGAGCTTCGTATAAGTCATCAGTAAAAGCATTTAGAGAATTAGGTGCAGATGTATTTGTAATTAATGATAATCCAGATGGAACAAATATAAATGAAAACTGTGGATCAACACATCCAGAAGAATTAATGGAATATGTAGTTAGAAAAGGCTGCGATTTAGGGTTTGCATTTGATGGAGATGCAGATAGATGTTTAGCTATTGATGAAAAAGGTAATTTAATAAATGGTGACTTTATATTAATGTTATGTGCAAAGTATTTAAAAGACATTGGAAAACTAAAAGATAATACTTTAGTTGTAACTGTAATGAGTAATCTTGGATTAGATATTGCATGTAAAAAGGAAGGAATTAATCTTGTAAAAACTAATGTTGGAGATAGATATGTTCTAGAAGAAATGGTTAAAGAAAAATATGTTTTAGGTGGAGAACAATCAGGTCATGTTATATTCTTAGATTATAATTCAACTGGAGATGGATTGGTTACAGCACTTCAAATTACAGGTATAGTTAAAAAGAAGGAAACTCCACTATCTGAATTATGTTCAATAATGAAAGATCTTCCACAAGTATTAGCTAATGCAACAATTCCAAATGACAAAAAAGATTTATATTTAACAGATGATGAAATACAAGGTGAAATAAAGAAAATAGAAGAAGCCTTAAATGGTGTTGGAAGAGTTCTTATAAGACCTTCTGGAACGGAACCATTAGTTAGAGTTATGCTTGAAGGTGAAGATCAAGCAGAAATAGATAAGATGGCTCATAATTTAGCAGATTTAATTGAAAAAAAATATAACTAA
- a CDS encoding HD domain-containing protein — MDRFNCILNDEKYIDYLKRNKNFEKGRKFCKHNLKHFLDVARIAQMINLEENLSFEKEIIYTTAILHDIGKSFQYENGTPHEIASFEIGKDFLEKYKFNEEEIEVIKQGILGHREKSSEGFSALIYRADKLSRLCITCNAKNECNWSDEKKNFKIYY, encoded by the coding sequence ATGGATAGATTTAATTGTATTTTAAATGATGAAAAATATATAGATTATTTGAAAAGAAATAAGAACTTTGAAAAGGGCAGAAAGTTTTGCAAACATAATTTAAAACACTTCTTAGATGTTGCAAGAATTGCTCAAATGATAAATTTAGAAGAAAATTTATCATTTGAAAAAGAAATTATATATACAACTGCAATTTTACATGATATAGGTAAATCCTTTCAATATGAAAATGGGACACCACATGAAATAGCTTCCTTTGAGATTGGAAAAGACTTTTTAGAGAAATATAAATTTAATGAAGAAGAAATTGAAGTTATAAAGCAAGGAATATTAGGACACAGAGAGAAATCAAGTGAAGGATTTTCAGCGCTAATATATAGGGCTGACAAACTCTCTAGGCTATGCATTACTTGTAATGCTAAAAATGAATGTAACTGGAGCGATGAAAAGAAAAATTTTAAAATATATTATTAG